From the Thermococcus sp. Bubb.Bath genome, the window GACAATTACGGAGAGCTTTCCCTTAAACGTGGAGAACGTCAGGTTCCTGCTTAGATTTTGGAGATGATACAGCTCTATGACCCCACCGTCGGAGTACGACTCGGCGAATTCAAGGGTCGAGGTATTCCGGAGCGCCGAGATAAGCCCCCCATAGTTCCGCATAAGCGTGGCGTCCCCCTTTTCTATCGCATAAGCCCACGTGCCTACCACTACCCTGGAAACGTTCTTCTCCCTAAGCGTGTTCAGGAAATCCACCCCGCTGTTTCTCTGGAGGTACAGGAGACCAAAGTTGTCGACGTAATATGGCGGTTCGCTCAGATGCAGATAGTAGGCGGTCATTGGATTTATGGAGTAAAAATCCGAGCGGCTGATGTTGTGTGAGATTAAATAAACGCCAAGATCGTCGCGGAGGGACTTTGTGTGGGGTTCCCACGCAAGGGACAGCTTTCCAGCTGGCATGTTGGCCACAAGCCCGATGTCAAGAATGGAGAGGGCCAAAAGGAAGACAGTGAAAGAAGCCATGAGCTTCCTCTTTGGGACGTTAAAGGCCATTATCGAGTCAAGGAGCAGCAGGTAGAAAACCAGCGTCATTGGGTAGAGAAAGCGCATGTTTGGCAGAACCGGGGCCACAAAGAAGTAGAAGAGAAGGTTTGCAGCGCCAAGGTTCGCCAGCGGAGTGTTTAAGGATGTTCTGTGGTGAAGCCGTAGAAACGCATAGATCGCGAGAAGCAGAAGGAGAGGAACGTATGAGTACAAAAACTCAGGAGAGGAACTCTGCAGGTTGGATAAAAAGCCCGCGAAGAGGTTGAAAAGATTTATTATGGGAGAATACCTGCTTCCCTGTTCAAAATACGTCTGGTTCAGGTATGAACCACTTATGAGAAGACCCAGGGGGAGCTCAATGATGGCCTTGCCCAGGATGACGAACGATGCAAGGAGGAAGGCCTCCCTCCAGCGTTTTAGGAGGAGGACAATCGAAGTGTAGAGTTTCCGGACGTAGCTCAGCCTGAAGGCGTAAATCAGGAGGACACCCCATATTGCCAGCAGGATTCCCACAGAAACTCTCTGGTTCAGGAAGGTGATTGAATGAATCCCCGGAACAATAAGGATATTCCGAACGACGTTTGAGGGAAGAATAACCACCGTCACAACAACCAGGGCCACCATGAGCAGATATGAAAGGACTATAACCGCACCCTGGCGGGGGCTGAAGAGAACCGACGAAACACGGGAGGTATAATCCCAGAGCCGCTCATCGGTCGCCAGGAGGAGAACCAGATATAAAGCCGCCAGGTATGGAAGTATCGTGAACTTCGAGGTGCTTCCAATTCCCGCCACAAAGAGTGATAAGTATGCGAAGGGGGGTCTTTTTTCTTTGAAATAGCGGATGAAGAAGTAGAGGGACAGCAGGGTAAAGAACTCAATGGAGGACTCGTGATAGACCACGGTGTTCATGTGAACCATGAGGGGATCAAATGCCAGCAGGACGGAGAAAGCCGTTCCAAGTTTCCAGTCCCTAAGTTCCCTCCCCGTGAAATAAGCAACGAGGATGGAGAAAAGCCCAAACGTCAGGGAGAGGAGCCTTCCAATGACGTACGTGTCCCCAAAAATCCGAAGCCAGAGGGCGAGTAGGTAATAAAAAAGTGGGGGATGAACGGCGTAGATGTCGCGGTAGAGTAGGTGACCGTGGTTTATCATCCTCGCCATTAGGAGGTACGTTCCCTCATCGTAGTCCATGTAGGCGTTCATCGGATGGAGGAGGGGGAGCCTGAGGAGGAAGTACACTGCAACAGGAAACAGAAACACAATATCCCTACGATCCATCGCCAGTTCCCTCCAGTTTAACGCAACAGACCCCCAACGCTTCCCCACCTTCAAGGTGAGTCCTGATGGTTAAAAAGTTAAGCTTCCCACCAAGCACCCTCCCGTTTACCGTCACCCACTGAGGGACATAGTCTTTCACCGGCTTAAAGCTGCCAGCATACTCTCCGTTTATGTAGAAGTCCACTCCCGAAGCAGGAGCGGAGAGGAGGACTTTCAATGCACTATAATCTCTTTTCGGAACAAAAGCTATCGTAGCATTGCCCGTTACTGTTGCCACGTAGGGAACGCCTTCCAGAAGAATCCTTTGAGCGGCACTATTTTTTATTACCCAGCCGTAAACGAAATAGCGGAGGGCACCCCGCCCCCTAGAAATGTCGATTGAGTCGTTGACCATAAAATAGCTTTTTACAAGGTTTATGTTCCCGCTCGTGTTGTGATTCCGGACATCAAAAAGCCAGATTCCATCCTTAAAGTATACCAAACGGAAGCGGTTGTAAAAGTCCTCCACATTAAGGGGATAGGGTTCGATTTCGGCGGCCCCACGCGTATCGAGGTACGCCCACCTCGTTAGAGTGCCGTTGAGGAGGGCGCGGTACTCCGAGGCCTTCAAACCCTTGTTGTTGGCTACGCATACTATTGGAGTGTCCGTTAAGATGGGCAACCATCTTCCGGAATCAAAGACGCAGGCCGTTGCCACGGTCTGGTTTCCAAGATGGGAACTAATCCAATGAATGGAAGAAAGCACATCGCTATCCAGGAGGTAGGAAGACTCACTCGCCATATGCTCGATTGAGAGGGGTACTACCGCCGGAGCCACGAAGATAAGAACAAGGGAGAAGGCTACCAAAACCTTCACCCTACCAGCGAACTTTATGGGATACCTTGACACTGCTGAGGATACCCATGATACAATTTCATAGATTCCAATCCCCTCCAAGATAGGTATGATAGGAGTAAGTAGCAGGAACGCGCGCTCCGAGTTCCAGATGGCGGAGTAGTAGGGTATGGGTATTCTCAGAAAGATTTTGTCGAGGATAACCAAAATCATAAAGAGGAAAGTCAAGGAAAGTGGAGCTGACCGGTTCCACCGAGCGAGGGATAGAATAAGGGCAAGCACGAATCCCGCCGCCAGGAAGAACTGGCCGTGATTCACAAATGTATATGTAAGAATGAAGCGCAAAAAGTTCAGATTGTCCTTGTTGGGATAAACGGGGTTCATAACTGCCCCCCGTGAGGCGTAAGATGATGCTCCAGGTGTAAGAATGTAGTAGAGCAAAGCACTAACAGCGAGCTGGATAGTGAAGATTCTGAGGTTATCCCTGGTGAATCCCTCCCTGAGAAGGAGAAAGAAGGCGAAGGCCTCAAATACCATGTATTGATATGGGTGGACCAGCAAAACCAAGGAAGCAAGGAAGGCGCTGGCCCATATTAAACGGCGTTCTTTTTTCAGAAACGCCTCGACGTATACAAACGAAGCCACGAGGAAGAGCATATAGTTGGTGAAAGCTGGCAGAAGTGCATACTGGACAAAGTAATAGTATAAGGCAGAAAACGGGACCACGAGAGCCGCAAAAACTGCCGCCCTCTTACCAGCAAGAGAACGGGCAAGAAGGTATGTGCCCAATGGAAGATACGCAATCTCAAAGAGGCGGAGGTCATTCATCGCGAATATGATGTTCCAGGGATCTCCCCTAGAGAGCCAGGCGATAAAAGCATGGTATCCTGAGGGGTATGAGACTATACTCCTAGGAAAGTACTGGGGAACGTTTGAGAAATACAAACTGTGAGAATCCAGTATCATACGAACCTTGGAGGCATGGAACCACGTATCCGCGGCCCTGTAATCCGGGAGAAGGAAGTAAAAACGGCGGATCAGGAACTGCAAAAAGACGGAGAGAGATAGAACTCCCCACATCGGTGGATCAAATTCCCATTCGGTGCTTTGTGGTGTTAGGAGAAATAGAATAACTCCAATAACCACTAGGGACAAACCTAAGTAATTAAGAGACACCCCCACAAGACTGAGGAGATAAGAAGAAAACACCACGGTGGCCATTCCAAAAACGGGGGCACTCAAAAGCGCCTTCTCGTTCTCCAGAAAAATCAGACGGGAGAGGCCGTACCCCAAAATAAGCGTGAAAAGCAAAGCCCCGGCTGATCCGGGTATCGCAAGGGACAACAACATCGTGATAATCCCGATTATCGCAATGGCATCAACTTTCATTGCATCCCATCAGAATGAAAGCGCGAGTATTTTATAAACTTAGATGGTGAAGCCAAAAGGATTTTAACTTCAATGACAAATCAGAA encodes:
- a CDS encoding glycosyltransferase family 39 protein — translated: MDRRDIVFLFPVAVYFLLRLPLLHPMNAYMDYDEGTYLLMARMINHGHLLYRDIYAVHPPLFYYLLALWLRIFGDTYVIGRLLSLTFGLFSILVAYFTGRELRDWKLGTAFSVLLAFDPLMVHMNTVVYHESSIEFFTLLSLYFFIRYFKEKRPPFAYLSLFVAGIGSTSKFTILPYLAALYLVLLLATDERLWDYTSRVSSVLFSPRQGAVIVLSYLLMVALVVVTVVILPSNVVRNILIVPGIHSITFLNQRVSVGILLAIWGVLLIYAFRLSYVRKLYTSIVLLLKRWREAFLLASFVILGKAIIELPLGLLISGSYLNQTYFEQGSRYSPIINLFNLFAGFLSNLQSSSPEFLYSYVPLLLLLAIYAFLRLHHRTSLNTPLANLGAANLLFYFFVAPVLPNMRFLYPMTLVFYLLLLDSIMAFNVPKRKLMASFTVFLLALSILDIGLVANMPAGKLSLAWEPHTKSLRDDLGVYLISHNISRSDFYSINPMTAYYLHLSEPPYYVDNFGLLYLQRNSGVDFLNTLREKNVSRVVVGTWAYAIEKGDATLMRNYGGLISALRNTSTLEFAESYSDGGVIELYHLQNLSRNLTFSTFKGKLSVIVGGVQIGLLYPIVDNRSFDERTVISDESNTYRVAFYSDNDGVSCTLLALDGGGFSLKCPNVDEFSIEFKKEPVLISNGRPAKEAVDEAIIALPNAAFNISGEKIEMKGSSLHVRGDTIKIKATR